A region from the Janthinobacterium agaricidamnosum genome encodes:
- a CDS encoding Ig-like domain-containing protein: MLALGSLLAACGGGGGDPTLDGGSSGGTTGGVAATVMVSLLNAAGQPSNALSSTTPLTAKALVNDKNGVPISNAVVTFSADPALVTLSSTNGTALTDAKGYASITVSALNATVTGAGKLTATVAAGTAMVTGDASYEIKTAQASGAKMTLALLNGGSASNALSSAMPLTAKALVTDLNGKPISDVLVAFSTDNTMAVMSPSVGTALTDATGTASVTLRPFSLSASGAATLRATTTANGAVASSQINYVLGATDLSAENMRFSPASIPAYGTTNVTVDVMAGTSLYTGSGQTVNFSSTCVQAGKASVTSGVPVVNGKATAVFRDLGCNDYDMVNATVAGSASMYHATLPIGRVAPASVQFSSVSPVGKSIVIQGQGGIARTEMATLTFRVFDTFNKPLVGQEVTFSLLNGPGMTLNKVKDTTDANGDVITTVNSGNTPTTFRVKASLASGISTLSDSILVTTGLPVQTAFSLSSVKSSVEGWSYDSPLGTPATTVTILLADQAGNPVPDGTPVVFQSNLGAIGSSSMGGCTTMNGGCSVDFRSQNPRVATNPPVTPCNDVSNGGTADSLWPGLATVCASTSDGNKTLFAKIAIFLSGSRPENVMLFDQSAQVSLDRSTYDLGSVSAAAVRQFSLRFSDLHQNPMPSGTTVAITNMINGVGSITPDSIQNIYPHNTLGVDDRTGGNIQGNQGGRHAVTINSLTPTNCVANVVSTFNVTVTTPLGNATSYPFRLTFSCP, encoded by the coding sequence ATGCTGGCGCTGGGCTCCTTGCTGGCCGCCTGCGGCGGCGGCGGCGGTGATCCGACCCTCGATGGCGGCAGCAGCGGCGGCACGACGGGCGGCGTGGCCGCGACGGTCATGGTGAGCCTGTTGAACGCCGCTGGCCAGCCTAGCAATGCATTGAGCAGCACGACGCCGCTGACGGCCAAGGCGCTCGTCAACGATAAAAATGGCGTTCCTATCAGCAATGCCGTGGTCACGTTTTCGGCCGACCCCGCGCTGGTAACGTTGTCATCGACCAACGGCACGGCGCTGACCGACGCCAAGGGCTATGCCAGTATCACCGTCTCGGCCTTGAATGCGACGGTCACCGGTGCCGGCAAGCTGACGGCCACTGTCGCGGCAGGCACCGCTATGGTCACCGGCGACGCCAGTTATGAAATCAAAACGGCCCAGGCATCGGGCGCCAAAATGACACTGGCGCTGCTCAATGGCGGCAGCGCCAGTAACGCGCTGTCGAGCGCCATGCCGCTGACGGCCAAGGCGTTGGTGACCGATTTGAACGGAAAACCGATCAGCGACGTGTTGGTGGCATTCTCGACTGACAATACCATGGCAGTGATGTCGCCATCGGTAGGGACGGCACTGACCGATGCGACAGGTACGGCCAGCGTAACGCTGCGTCCTTTCAGTCTGTCGGCCAGCGGCGCCGCCACGTTGCGGGCGACCACGACGGCCAATGGTGCCGTTGCCAGCAGCCAGATCAATTATGTGCTGGGAGCCACCGACCTGAGTGCGGAGAACATGCGGTTTTCGCCCGCCAGCATCCCGGCCTATGGCACCACCAACGTCACGGTTGATGTCATGGCTGGCACCAGCCTGTACACAGGATCAGGCCAGACGGTAAATTTCAGTTCGACTTGCGTGCAGGCCGGCAAGGCTAGCGTGACCAGCGGCGTGCCGGTAGTCAATGGCAAGGCCACAGCTGTTTTCCGCGACCTGGGTTGCAATGACTACGATATGGTCAATGCCACAGTGGCGGGCAGCGCTTCCATGTATCACGCGACGCTGCCGATCGGCCGCGTCGCGCCGGCATCGGTACAATTTTCCAGCGTCAGTCCGGTAGGAAAATCGATCGTGATTCAAGGGCAGGGCGGCATAGCGCGCACGGAAATGGCTACGCTCACTTTCCGCGTATTCGATACTTTCAACAAACCTCTGGTCGGCCAGGAAGTGACGTTTTCGTTGTTGAACGGCCCTGGCATGACGCTCAATAAAGTGAAAGACACCACGGATGCCAATGGTGACGTCATCACCACCGTGAATTCCGGCAACACCCCGACCACCTTCCGTGTTAAGGCCAGCCTGGCCTCTGGCATTTCCACCTTGTCCGATTCCATCCTAGTAACGACGGGTTTGCCTGTGCAAACGGCGTTTTCGCTCAGCTCCGTCAAGTCTAGCGTGGAAGGCTGGTCGTATGACAGCCCCTTAGGCACCCCTGCCACGACCGTGACTATCTTGCTGGCAGACCAAGCGGGCAACCCTGTTCCTGACGGCACGCCGGTGGTATTTCAGAGCAATTTGGGCGCCATCGGCTCGTCCAGCATGGGCGGCTGCACTACCATGAATGGTGGCTGCTCGGTCGACTTCCGCAGCCAGAACCCGCGTGTGGCGACCAATCCACCTGTCACGCCCTGCAATGATGTCAGCAATGGCGGCACGGCCGACAGCCTGTGGCCCGGTCTTGCTACCGTCTGCGCCAGCACTTCGGACGGCAACAAGACGTTGTTCGCGAAGATCGCCATCTTCCTGAGCGGCAGCCGTCCCGAGAATGTCATGCTGTTCGATCAGTCGGCCCAGGTAAGCCTGGATCGCAGCACCTATGATCTTGGAAGCGTTTCAGCCGCTGCAGTGCGTCAATTCAGCTTGAGATTCAGCGATTTGCATCAAAACCCCATGCCCTCTGGGACCACGGTCGCGATTACGAATATGATCAATGGCGTTGGATCCATTACTCCGGACAGCATACAAAATATCTATCCGCACAACACGCTTGGCGTGGATGACCGTACCGGAGGCAACATTCAAGGTAACCAGGGAGGCCGGCATGCCGTTACAATTAACAGTCTGACGCCGACAAATTGTGTAGCGAATGTGGTCAGCACGTTTAATGTAACAGTGACGACGCCGCTGGGTAACGCCACCAGTTACCCGTTTAGACTGACATTCTCCTGTCCTTGA
- the aroKB gene encoding bifunctional shikimate kinase/3-dehydroquinate synthase AroKB, with the protein MGAGKTTIGRILARKLGLRFVDSDHEIEARTGATIPWIFEIEGEASFRRREAEVIRDLSAQEGIVMATGGGAILNADSRAYLKERGTVVYLRASVSNILARTSHDKNRPLLQTADPRRKLEELTAQREPHYMEVADIVIDTGRPNVQSMVQTILMQLASLECEASPNCVIHAEPSMNEQSKMLLSVDLDERSYPIAIGPGLLADADALLRHISGHKVAIVTNTTVAPLYLGRLQAALASDGREVICIVLPDGEEYKNWASLMQIFDALLANKCDRKTTLVALGGGVIGDLTGYAAASYMRGIGFVQVPTTLLAQVDSSVGGKTGINHPLGKNMIGAFYQPRAVIADTSTLETLPARELSAGLAEVIKHGAIIDAAFFDWIEANMDKLMARDKGALAYAIARSCEIKADVVRQDEREGGLRAILNFGHTFGHAIEAGLGYGHWLHGEAVGCGMVMAADLSCRMGYIDQAAVERVRKLVAAAGLPVKAPDLGVERWLELMEVDKKNEGGAIKFILLKPLGSPCITSAPHELVLATLAAGVQ; encoded by the coding sequence ATGGGCGCAGGCAAAACCACGATCGGGCGCATCCTGGCCCGCAAGCTGGGCTTGCGCTTTGTCGATTCCGACCACGAAATCGAGGCACGCACGGGGGCGACCATCCCGTGGATCTTTGAAATCGAGGGAGAAGCGAGCTTTCGCCGGCGCGAGGCCGAGGTCATCCGCGACCTGAGCGCCCAGGAAGGGATCGTCATGGCCACAGGCGGCGGGGCGATCCTCAACGCCGACAGCCGCGCCTACCTGAAGGAACGGGGCACGGTCGTCTACCTGCGCGCCAGCGTCAGCAACATCCTCGCGCGCACCAGCCACGACAAGAACCGCCCCCTGCTGCAGACGGCCGACCCGCGCCGCAAGCTGGAAGAATTGACGGCGCAACGCGAACCCCATTACATGGAAGTGGCCGACATTGTGATCGACACAGGCCGTCCTAACGTACAATCGATGGTTCAGACCATCCTGATGCAGCTGGCCAGTCTCGAATGCGAGGCCTCGCCCAACTGCGTCATTCATGCAGAGCCTTCGATGAACGAGCAATCCAAAATGTTGTTGAGCGTAGACCTCGACGAACGCAGTTATCCGATCGCCATCGGTCCCGGCCTGCTGGCCGACGCCGATGCGCTGCTGCGCCATATCAGCGGCCACAAGGTGGCCATCGTCACCAATACCACCGTCGCGCCGCTGTACCTGGGCCGCCTGCAGGCGGCGCTGGCCAGCGATGGCCGCGAAGTGATCTGCATCGTCCTGCCGGACGGCGAAGAATATAAAAACTGGGCCAGCCTGATGCAGATCTTCGACGCGCTGCTGGCCAATAAATGCGACCGCAAGACCACGCTGGTGGCGCTGGGCGGCGGCGTGATCGGCGACCTGACCGGCTACGCGGCGGCCAGCTACATGCGCGGCATCGGCTTCGTGCAGGTGCCGACCACCCTGCTGGCGCAGGTCGATTCTTCCGTCGGCGGCAAGACGGGCATCAACCACCCGCTGGGCAAGAACATGATCGGCGCCTTCTACCAGCCGCGCGCCGTGATCGCCGACACATCGACCCTGGAAACCCTGCCGGCGCGCGAGCTGTCGGCCGGCCTGGCCGAAGTGATCAAGCATGGCGCCATCATCGATGCCGCGTTTTTCGACTGGATCGAAGCGAACATGGACAAGCTGATGGCGCGCGACAAGGGTGCGCTCGCCTATGCGATCGCCCGCTCGTGCGAAATCAAGGCCGACGTCGTGCGTCAGGACGAGCGCGAAGGCGGCTTGCGCGCCATCCTGAACTTCGGACACACCTTCGGCCACGCCATCGAGGCGGGCCTGGGCTACGGCCACTGGCTGCACGGCGAAGCCGTCGGCTGCGGCATGGTGATGGCGGCCGACCTGTCGTGCCGCATGGGCTATATCGACCAGGCGGCCGTCGAGCGCGTGCGCAAACTCGTCGCCGCCGCCGGCCTGCCCGTCAAGGCGCCGGACCTCGGTGTCGAGCGCTGGCTGGAACTGATGGAAGTGGACAAGAAGAACGAGGGCGGCGCCATCAAGTTCATCCTGTTGAAACCCTTGGGCAGCCCGTGCATCACGTCCGCGCCGCACGAACTGGTGCTGGCCACCCTGGCCGCCGGAGTGCAATAG
- a CDS encoding deoxyguanosinetriphosphate triphosphohydrolase: protein MTPEDALAQGWLAPYAAHSAQGQGRRFAEAAHASRSQFQRDRDRIIHSSAFRRLEYKTQVFLNHEGDLFRTRLTHSLEVAQVGRSIARNLRLNEDLVEAIALAHDLGHTPFGHVGQDVLNECMQAHGGFEHNLQSLRVVDTLEEHYGAFDGLNLMFETREGILKHCSLAHARELGPVAQRFIDRTQPTLEAQLTNLADEIAYNSHDIDDGLRSGLITIAQLEEVEFFGRLWRDVQQAFPGLSGRRAIYETLRRLITALADDLIVTSNALILDAAPRDVSEVRASPPLIRFSDAMRKDATELKRFLRANLYRHYQVNRMRVKASRIVRELYDSFMAEPALLPPDYQVNGDDVTKQARKIADYIAGMTDRYAIREHRRLYSLDEL from the coding sequence ATGACGCCGGAAGACGCCCTCGCCCAAGGATGGCTAGCCCCCTATGCCGCCCATTCGGCACAGGGGCAGGGACGTCGCTTTGCCGAGGCGGCGCACGCCTCGCGCAGCCAGTTCCAGCGCGACCGCGACCGCATCATCCATTCCTCGGCTTTCCGCCGCCTCGAATACAAGACCCAGGTTTTCCTCAATCACGAGGGAGACCTGTTCCGCACGCGCCTCACGCACAGCCTGGAAGTGGCACAGGTGGGCCGCTCCATCGCGCGCAACCTGCGCCTGAACGAAGACCTGGTCGAAGCCATCGCGCTCGCGCATGACCTAGGCCACACGCCGTTCGGCCACGTGGGCCAGGACGTGCTCAACGAGTGCATGCAGGCGCACGGCGGCTTCGAGCACAACCTGCAAAGCCTGCGCGTGGTCGATACCCTGGAAGAGCACTACGGCGCCTTCGATGGCTTGAACCTGATGTTCGAGACGCGCGAAGGCATATTAAAACACTGCTCGCTCGCGCATGCGCGCGAACTGGGTCCCGTGGCGCAGCGCTTCATCGACCGCACGCAACCGACACTGGAAGCGCAGCTGACCAACCTGGCCGATGAAATCGCCTACAACAGCCACGATATCGACGATGGCCTGCGTTCGGGCCTGATCACCATCGCCCAGCTGGAAGAGGTGGAATTCTTCGGCCGCCTGTGGCGCGACGTGCAGCAGGCGTTTCCCGGCCTGTCGGGCCGGCGCGCCATCTACGAAACCCTGCGCCGCCTGATCACGGCCCTGGCCGACGATCTGATCGTCACGTCGAATGCCCTGATCCTCGACGCCGCGCCGCGCGACGTCAGCGAAGTGCGCGCCAGTCCGCCGCTGATCCGTTTTTCGGACGCCATGCGCAAGGATGCGACGGAGCTGAAGCGCTTCCTGCGCGCGAACCTGTACCGCCACTACCAGGTCAACCGCATGCGCGTCAAAGCGAGCCGCATCGTGCGTGAACTGTACGACAGCTTCATGGCCGAACCGGCCCTGCTGCCGCCCGATTATCAGGTCAACGGCGATGATGTGACTAAGCAGGCGCGCAAGATCGCCGACTATATCGCCGGCATGACGGACCGCTACGCGATCCGCGAGCACCGCCGGCTGTATTCGCTCGACGAGCTGTAA
- the dsrO gene encoding sulfate reduction electron transfer complex DsrMKJOP subunit DsrO, giving the protein MIESRRSFLRALPAVTIGAAIAPLPGKAAIRSEGGQRWAMVVDVQKCIGCQACTVSCIMENAVPENSFRTVVSTYEVKEENRCGTYMLPRLCNHCANPPCIPVCPVGATFQRKDGVVVVDGDRCVGCAYCVQACPYDARFINHETGKADKCTFCAHRVDEGLLPACVETCVGGARIFGDLNDPDSMVHQLLSENKVKVLKPEQGTQPHVFYLGLDTRFAGHVEGEATLWQPSKHGK; this is encoded by the coding sequence ATGATCGAATCGCGCCGCAGTTTCTTGCGCGCCTTGCCAGCCGTTACCATCGGTGCGGCCATCGCGCCGCTGCCAGGCAAGGCCGCCATCAGGAGCGAAGGCGGACAGCGCTGGGCGATGGTGGTCGACGTGCAGAAGTGCATCGGCTGCCAGGCGTGCACGGTCTCCTGCATCATGGAAAACGCCGTGCCGGAAAACAGCTTTCGCACCGTCGTCTCGACCTATGAAGTCAAGGAAGAGAACCGCTGCGGCACTTACATGCTGCCGCGCCTGTGCAATCACTGCGCCAATCCTCCCTGCATCCCCGTCTGTCCCGTGGGCGCCACCTTCCAGCGCAAGGATGGCGTCGTCGTCGTCGATGGCGACCGTTGCGTGGGCTGCGCCTACTGCGTGCAGGCCTGCCCCTACGATGCGCGCTTCATCAACCACGAGACGGGCAAGGCCGACAAGTGCACGTTCTGCGCGCACAGGGTCGATGAAGGCCTGCTGCCGGCCTGCGTGGAAACCTGCGTGGGCGGCGCGCGCATCTTCGGCGACCTCAATGATCCGGACAGCATGGTGCATCAGCTGCTCAGCGAGAACAAGGTGAAGGTGCTCAAGCCTGAACAGGGTACCCAGCCCCACGTGTTTTACCTGGGACTGGACACGCGCTTCGCCGGCCACGTCGAGGGCGAAGCGACACTTTGGCAACCGAGCAAACACGGGAAATAA
- the nrfD gene encoding NrfD/PsrC family molybdoenzyme membrane anchor subunit — MDSHITEIVNVTREAAWLPWAVQYFFLIGLSYGSFMLTLPYFVFGRKAYERLGRIALLASLVCGMTAPVALLADLHGPGRFYHFYIYFQPQSWMSWGSFFIPLYLGCLMLYAWLALRGDFATRGQGRDRLAFAYRLLGRGGAASRQAIITAAAFTLLAAFVVGLYTGMEVMVVRARPLWFTPFLPAQFAATAFVGAVGLALLFNRFLPGRDQALEVSLNRALALSLALVLALGGGWLFVSLSGVSASHSMAFTQVAGMPQWQFTAVWAVLSSIVPMALAIWRPATSGLVNGLIALHSAWMMRWTIFIGGQNIPKTGAGLYDYHLPMGNDGLMGIIGTAGLWIALLLLMLEFLPWAGRVVAARSRPAMATH; from the coding sequence ATGGACAGCCACATCACCGAAATTGTCAACGTCACGCGCGAAGCGGCATGGCTGCCGTGGGCGGTGCAGTATTTTTTCCTCATCGGCCTCAGTTACGGCAGCTTCATGCTGACCTTGCCGTACTTCGTCTTCGGCCGCAAGGCGTATGAACGCCTGGGGCGCATCGCGCTGCTCGCGTCCCTCGTCTGCGGCATGACGGCGCCCGTGGCGCTGCTGGCCGACTTGCACGGGCCGGGCCGCTTCTACCATTTCTACATTTACTTCCAGCCGCAGTCGTGGATGTCGTGGGGTTCGTTCTTCATTCCCCTGTATCTGGGCTGTCTGATGCTGTACGCGTGGCTGGCGCTGCGCGGGGACTTCGCCACGCGGGGGCAGGGTCGGGACCGCCTGGCCTTTGCCTATCGGCTGCTGGGACGTGGAGGCGCCGCATCGCGCCAGGCCATCATCACCGCCGCCGCCTTCACCCTGCTCGCCGCCTTCGTGGTGGGGCTGTACACGGGCATGGAAGTAATGGTGGTGCGCGCCCGTCCACTGTGGTTCACGCCGTTCCTGCCGGCGCAATTTGCCGCCACGGCCTTTGTCGGGGCGGTGGGCCTGGCGCTGCTGTTCAACCGTTTCCTGCCGGGCCGCGACCAGGCGCTCGAAGTGTCCCTGAACCGCGCGCTGGCGCTGTCGCTGGCGCTGGTGCTGGCATTGGGCGGCGGCTGGCTGTTCGTCAGTCTGTCCGGCGTAAGCGCCAGCCACAGCATGGCCTTTACCCAGGTGGCGGGCATGCCGCAATGGCAGTTCACGGCAGTCTGGGCCGTGCTGTCGTCGATCGTGCCGATGGCCCTGGCCATCTGGCGTCCCGCCACGAGTGGCCTCGTCAACGGCCTGATCGCGCTGCACAGCGCCTGGATGATGCGCTGGACGATTTTCATCGGCGGGCAGAACATCCCGAAGACGGGCGCGGGCCTGTACGACTACCACCTGCCGATGGGCAACGACGGCTTGATGGGGATTATCGGCACGGCCGGCCTGTGGATCGCGCTGCTGTTGCTGATGCTGGAATTTTTGCCATGGGCCGGACGCGTCGTCGCTGCACGCAGCCGTCCCGCCATGGCCACGCACTGA
- a CDS encoding molybdopterin dinucleotide binding domain-containing protein, with protein sequence MNDQIHNDDRNDVPEDEKEKRRKLLRYGAIGGGLAAFAASFSTTAGRMVDHALGKDKPVQRLHGNSLAPEFSVDTATGKLTVNPDQQVSYTMCMGCTTFCGVRVRLDKKSGKVLRVAGNPYSPLSADPALPYQTPIRDSFISLSRFEEKGLKGRSTACGRGNGVLEQMESPFRVLAPMKRVGPRGGGQWEPIAFDQLVKEVTEGGDLFGEGHVQGLRALRELEKPIDPAQPELGPQVNQVGLMCSTDDGRLAFGTRFFKQSYGSLNLVNHGSYCGGAYRSGSGAMFGDMKKMPHAKVDLENTEFCIFVGTAPGNAGNPFKRQGTLIAKARSGKRDFSYVVVDPVLTNADSLAAGDRSRWVPIKPGTDGALAMAMIRWIIEHERYDRNFLVQPNLKVAEAAGEAAWCNATHLIISEKGHPRDGRYLRASDIGAVELAEEERYKDGDAFCVIDAATQAIVPHNAAKGEARLFFDGPLDVTGAPLHLKTAMTMLNEEAQRHSMEDYSSACGIPLDIIEGLARELTSHGKRAAVNAHGGMMSGAGFYNAYALVMLNTLIGNLNRKGGTLINGGSFKDAGPGPRYNLESFDGEIKATGMPIGRNVPYEKTSEFKLKKEAGKAYPARAPWYPNAPALATEWLTSAMNGYPYTLKALILWSCNPVYGITGLRAQIGKELADPKKIPLIVAIDPFINESSAFADYLLPDTLLYESWGWAGAWGGMPVKMSTARWPVVEPRVQKTPDGQSICMESFFIALAKTMALPGFGTEALQDMEGQRFPLQRAEDWYLRGGANIAWQGKTAVPEASDDDIELAGVARIRPELERTLKPEEWRKVAFMLARGGRYQSYGEMFGLRLPPPANPKAPAAPVPVLDETPYPQDWSTHRYLKPMMLYNEGLGVSKNSLSGKRFPGTPAWRVAAFADGTPVRKTYPASEWPFELISFKSALQNSYSIGARRLRGIHPDNPVAVHPDDAARLKLENGDQIYLETPGGKARATVMLRHGVQRGVIAVEHGFGHKEHGARAHRIGKLRQPDEPAIGAGINLNDLGLTDPSRGDKNVFVDPVSGTSVRQGLPARIVRA encoded by the coding sequence ATGAACGATCAAATACACAACGACGACCGCAATGACGTCCCTGAAGACGAAAAAGAAAAACGCCGCAAGCTGCTGCGCTATGGCGCCATCGGCGGCGGGCTGGCCGCCTTTGCCGCCAGCTTTTCCACCACGGCCGGCCGCATGGTCGACCACGCGCTGGGCAAGGACAAACCCGTACAGCGCTTGCACGGCAATTCGCTGGCGCCCGAGTTTTCCGTCGACACGGCCACGGGCAAACTGACGGTCAATCCCGACCAGCAGGTCAGCTACACCATGTGCATGGGCTGCACCACGTTCTGCGGCGTGCGCGTGCGCCTGGATAAAAAAAGCGGCAAGGTGCTGCGCGTGGCCGGCAATCCGTACAGCCCCCTGTCGGCCGATCCGGCGCTGCCGTACCAGACCCCGATACGCGACAGCTTCATTTCCCTGTCGCGTTTCGAGGAAAAGGGCTTGAAGGGACGTTCCACCGCTTGCGGCCGCGGCAACGGCGTGCTGGAACAGATGGAGTCGCCTTTCCGCGTGCTGGCGCCCATGAAGCGCGTGGGACCGCGCGGCGGCGGCCAGTGGGAGCCGATCGCCTTCGACCAGTTGGTCAAGGAAGTGACGGAAGGCGGCGACCTGTTTGGCGAAGGCCACGTGCAGGGCTTGCGCGCCTTGCGCGAGCTGGAAAAACCGATCGATCCGGCGCAGCCGGAACTGGGTCCGCAAGTCAATCAGGTGGGCCTGATGTGCAGCACCGACGATGGCCGTCTGGCGTTCGGCACGCGTTTTTTCAAGCAGTCGTACGGCAGTCTGAACCTGGTCAACCACGGCTCGTATTGCGGCGGCGCCTACCGCAGCGGCTCGGGCGCCATGTTCGGCGACATGAAGAAAATGCCGCATGCGAAAGTGGACCTGGAAAACACGGAGTTCTGCATCTTCGTCGGCACGGCGCCCGGCAATGCGGGCAACCCGTTCAAGCGCCAGGGCACCTTGATCGCGAAAGCCCGTTCGGGCAAGCGCGATTTCAGCTACGTCGTCGTCGACCCCGTGCTGACGAATGCGGACAGCCTGGCCGCGGGCGACCGCAGCCGCTGGGTGCCGATCAAGCCGGGCACGGATGGCGCGCTGGCCATGGCCATGATCCGCTGGATCATCGAGCACGAACGCTATGACCGCAACTTCCTCGTGCAGCCGAACCTGAAGGTGGCGGAAGCGGCAGGCGAAGCCGCCTGGTGCAACGCCACGCATCTGATCATCAGCGAGAAGGGCCATCCGCGCGACGGCCGCTATCTGCGCGCGTCGGACATCGGCGCGGTGGAACTGGCGGAAGAGGAGCGCTACAAGGATGGTGACGCGTTCTGCGTGATCGACGCGGCCACGCAAGCGATCGTGCCGCACAATGCCGCCAAGGGCGAAGCGCGCCTGTTCTTCGACGGCCCGCTGGACGTGACCGGCGCGCCGCTGCACCTGAAGACGGCCATGACGATGCTCAACGAAGAAGCGCAGCGCCACAGCATGGAGGACTATTCCAGCGCCTGCGGCATCCCGCTTGACATCATCGAAGGCCTGGCGCGGGAACTGACCAGCCACGGCAAGCGCGCCGCCGTCAATGCGCACGGCGGCATGATGTCGGGCGCAGGTTTCTATAACGCGTATGCGCTGGTCATGCTCAATACCCTGATCGGCAATTTGAACCGCAAGGGCGGCACCCTGATCAACGGCGGCAGCTTCAAGGATGCGGGCCCCGGCCCGCGCTACAACCTCGAAAGTTTCGACGGCGAGATCAAGGCGACGGGCATGCCGATCGGGCGCAATGTGCCGTATGAAAAAACCTCGGAATTCAAGCTGAAGAAGGAAGCGGGCAAGGCGTATCCGGCCAGGGCGCCGTGGTATCCGAACGCGCCCGCGCTGGCGACCGAGTGGCTCACCAGCGCCATGAACGGCTATCCGTACACCTTGAAGGCGCTGATCCTGTGGAGCTGCAATCCCGTCTACGGCATCACGGGCTTACGCGCGCAGATCGGCAAGGAGCTGGCCGATCCGAAGAAGATTCCCCTGATCGTCGCCATCGACCCCTTCATCAATGAAAGCTCGGCGTTTGCCGACTACCTGCTGCCCGATACCTTGCTGTATGAAAGCTGGGGCTGGGCCGGCGCCTGGGGCGGCATGCCCGTCAAAATGAGCACGGCGCGCTGGCCCGTGGTCGAACCGCGCGTGCAAAAGACGCCGGACGGCCAGAGCATCTGCATGGAATCGTTCTTCATCGCGCTGGCCAAAACGATGGCCTTGCCCGGCTTCGGCACGGAAGCCCTGCAGGACATGGAGGGCCAGCGCTTCCCATTGCAGCGCGCGGAAGACTGGTATCTGCGCGGCGGCGCCAACATCGCCTGGCAGGGCAAGACGGCCGTGCCGGAGGCGAGCGACGACGACATCGAACTGGCCGGCGTGGCGCGCATCCGCCCCGAACTGGAGCGCACCCTGAAGCCGGAAGAGTGGCGCAAGGTGGCCTTCATGCTGGCGCGGGGAGGGCGCTACCAGAGCTATGGCGAGATGTTCGGCCTGCGCCTGCCGCCGCCCGCCAACCCCAAGGCGCCCGCCGCGCCTGTCCCGGTGCTTGATGAGACGCCGTATCCGCAGGACTGGTCCACGCACCGCTACCTGAAACCGATGATGCTGTACAACGAGGGTCTGGGCGTGAGCAAGAACAGCTTGAGCGGCAAGCGTTTCCCCGGCACGCCCGCGTGGAGGGTGGCGGCTTTCGCCGACGGCACGCCCGTGCGCAAAACCTACCCGGCCAGCGAATGGCCGTTCGAGTTGATCAGTTTTAAATCGGCGCTGCAAAACTCGTACAGCATCGGCGCGCGGCGCTTGCGCGGCATCCATCCGGACAACCCGGTCGCCGTGCATCCCGACGATGCGGCGCGCCTGAAGCTGGAAAATGGCGACCAGATTTATCTGGAGACGCCGGGTGGCAAGGCCAGGGCCACGGTGATGCTGCGCCATGGCGTGCAGCGCGGCGTGATCGCCGTCGAACACGGTTTCGGCCACAAGGAACACGGCGCGCGCGCCCACCGCATCGGCAAGCTGCGCCAGCCTGATGAACCGGCCATCGGCGCGGGCATCAACCTGAACGACCTGGGATTGACGGACCCAAGCCGCGGCGACAAGAACGTGTTCGTCGATCCCGTCTCGGGCACGTCGGTGCGGCAAGGGCTTCCTGCCCGCATCGTGCGGGCCTAG
- a CDS encoding response regulator transcription factor, which translates to MNESDAIIFVVDDDAAMRRSLAYLFDSAGWQVQTFESARDFLQRYEGHVPGCLLLDVRMPLMSGLELQQELNNRTGHAISLPVIFLSGHGDLAMAVQTMKAGACDFLEKPCKDQVLLDAVSRAVARSVEESRSAASANTAQSALARLTAREREVALLMAEGKASKVIARELGISDKTVQVHRHNAMEKLGLHSAAEVARLLMAGGQI; encoded by the coding sequence ATGAACGAAAGCGATGCGATCATCTTTGTCGTCGACGACGACGCCGCCATGCGCCGCTCGCTGGCCTATCTGTTCGATTCGGCCGGCTGGCAAGTGCAGACGTTCGAATCGGCGCGCGATTTCCTGCAGCGCTACGAGGGCCATGTGCCGGGCTGCCTGCTGCTCGACGTGCGCATGCCGCTGATGAGCGGACTGGAACTGCAGCAGGAGTTGAATAACAGGACCGGACACGCCATATCGCTGCCCGTGATTTTCCTCAGCGGCCACGGCGACCTGGCCATGGCCGTGCAGACGATGAAGGCGGGCGCCTGCGATTTTCTGGAAAAGCCGTGCAAGGACCAGGTATTGCTGGACGCCGTCTCGCGTGCCGTGGCCCGCAGCGTGGAAGAAAGCCGCAGCGCCGCCAGCGCGAATACGGCGCAATCGGCGCTGGCCAGGCTCACCGCGCGCGAGCGCGAAGTGGCGCTGCTGATGGCCGAAGGCAAGGCCTCGAAAGTCATCGCCCGCGAACTCGGTATCAGCGACAAGACGGTGCAGGTGCACCGCCATAACGCGATGGAAAAACTGGGCCTGCATTCAGCAGCCGAGGTGGCCCGGCTGCTGATGGCGGGTGGGCAAATCTAG